One genomic window of Quercus lobata isolate SW786 chromosome 9, ValleyOak3.0 Primary Assembly, whole genome shotgun sequence includes the following:
- the LOC115960937 gene encoding phospholipid scramblase family protein C343.06c-like isoform X2 has translation MNWTKGWRCLASTNKTVGRSESLYHTTNQNQNGAFTPEKVRVLQHLQSESGTFSARSLSQDGLWGTAIGFQERLVLARNLVWRFKLPGGLEGNAPWLTQRKIAVSRKYGHSIENDNHLDRDFLVQLWVADRKMKNSKGKARRKLIKYEKFPGTAYENQHQYGRWYSGAPLAEQDFLDKGKPVLNQPPLSQSESAFLEPESPEEAQVALLLARSNLLITRDIEWANLMLGFEQPVGFIREQSNLLARQLLRTRRPFVAYITDGMGNELFRVRRPFWWITSSIYAEIDGKEIGVVHRRWHLWRRIYDLYLGNKQFAVVENPGFWNWTFTLKDIDGKVLAEIDRDWRGFGFEIFTDAGQYVIRFGSSDPGSKTGPATMIQELEVARPLTLSERAVALALAISLDNDYFSRHGGWALPFVAVGE, from the exons ATGAATTGGACAAAGGGTTGGCGTTGCCTTGCCAGCACCAATAAAACTGTTGGAAGGAGTGAATCATTGTATCATActacaaatcaaaatcaaaatggtGCTTTTACCCCGGAGAAGGTTCGAGTCCTTCAGCACTTGCAATCTGAAAGTGGGACATTTTCAGCAAGATCATTGTCACAAGATGGTTTGTGGGGTACAGCTATAGGTTTTCAAGAAAGGCTGGTCCTGGCAAGAAATCTTGTTTGGAGATTTAAGCTACCTGGTGGTTTAGAAGGAAATGCCCCTTGGTTGACACAGAGAAAGATAGCTGTGTCTCGTAAGTATGGACACAGCATTGAAAATGATAATCACTTGGACAGAGATTTTCTTGTACAGCTTTGGGTTGCagataggaaaatgaaaaattctaaaGGAAAAGCAAGGCGGAAATTGattaagtatgaaaaatttccTGGTACAGCGTATGAAAACCAACATCAATATGGAAGATGGTATTCGGGGGCACCTCTTGCAGAACAGGATTTTTTGGACAAGGGTAAACCAGTTTTGAATCAACCACCTCTGAGCCAATCTGAGTCAGCTTTTCTGGAGCCAGAATCTCCAGAGGAG GCCCAGGTTGCACTCCTTCTTGCTAGGTCCAATTTGTTGATTACTAGGGATATAGAGTGGGCAAATCTTATGCTTGGTTTTGAGCAG CCTGTAGGTTTTATTCGTGAGCAGAGCAATCTCCTTGCCAGACAG TTGCTACGAACAAGGCGCCCTTTTGTTGCATATATAACTGATGGCATGGGTAATGAGCTCTTTAGG GTTCGTAGGCCTTTTTGGTGGATTACCAGCTCAATATATGCAGAGATTGATGGTAAG GAAATTGGTGTGGTTCACAGACGATGGCATTTGTGGAGGAGGATATATGACTTGTACCTGGG GAATAAGCAGTTTGCGGTTGTTGAAAACCCTGGCTTCTGGAATTGGACATTTACTTTAAAAGATATTGATGGAAAAGTGCTTGCTGAGATTGATCGTGATTGGAGGGGCTTTGGCTTTGAG ATCTTTACTGATGCTGGTCAGTACGTGATCCGATTTGGGAGTTCTGATCCTGGCTCCAAGACTGGCCCTGCTACAATG ATACAAGAGTTGGAAGTTGCCCGTCCACTGACTCTGTCAGAGAGAGCTGTAGCTCTTGCTCTTGCTATATCTCTGGATAATGACTATTTCTCAAGACACGGTGGCTG GGCATTACCTTTTGTTGCAGttggggagtag
- the LOC115960937 gene encoding altered inheritance rate of mitochondria protein 25-like isoform X1, producing the protein MNWTKGWRCLASTNKTVGRSESLYHTTNQNQNGAFTPEKVRVLQHLQSESGTFSARSLSQDGLWGTAIGFQERLVLARNLVWRFKLPGGLEGNAPWLTQRKIAVSRKYGHSIENDNHLDRDFLVQLWVADRKMKNSKGKARRKLIKYEKFPGTAYENQHQYGRWYSGAPLAEQDFLDKGKPVLNQPPLSQSESAFLEPESPEEAQVALLLARSNLLITRDIEWANLMLGFEQENRYAIVDVCYPQSPVGFIREQSNLLARQLLRTRRPFVAYITDGMGNELFRVRRPFWWITSSIYAEIDGKEIGVVHRRWHLWRRIYDLYLGNKQFAVVENPGFWNWTFTLKDIDGKVLAEIDRDWRGFGFEIFTDAGQYVIRFGSSDPGSKTGPATMIQELEVARPLTLSERAVALALAISLDNDYFSRHGGWALPFVAVGE; encoded by the exons ATGAATTGGACAAAGGGTTGGCGTTGCCTTGCCAGCACCAATAAAACTGTTGGAAGGAGTGAATCATTGTATCATActacaaatcaaaatcaaaatggtGCTTTTACCCCGGAGAAGGTTCGAGTCCTTCAGCACTTGCAATCTGAAAGTGGGACATTTTCAGCAAGATCATTGTCACAAGATGGTTTGTGGGGTACAGCTATAGGTTTTCAAGAAAGGCTGGTCCTGGCAAGAAATCTTGTTTGGAGATTTAAGCTACCTGGTGGTTTAGAAGGAAATGCCCCTTGGTTGACACAGAGAAAGATAGCTGTGTCTCGTAAGTATGGACACAGCATTGAAAATGATAATCACTTGGACAGAGATTTTCTTGTACAGCTTTGGGTTGCagataggaaaatgaaaaattctaaaGGAAAAGCAAGGCGGAAATTGattaagtatgaaaaatttccTGGTACAGCGTATGAAAACCAACATCAATATGGAAGATGGTATTCGGGGGCACCTCTTGCAGAACAGGATTTTTTGGACAAGGGTAAACCAGTTTTGAATCAACCACCTCTGAGCCAATCTGAGTCAGCTTTTCTGGAGCCAGAATCTCCAGAGGAG GCCCAGGTTGCACTCCTTCTTGCTAGGTCCAATTTGTTGATTACTAGGGATATAGAGTGGGCAAATCTTATGCTTGGTTTTGAGCAG GAAAACCGGTATGCAATTGTAGATGTGTGCTACCCCCAGTCA CCTGTAGGTTTTATTCGTGAGCAGAGCAATCTCCTTGCCAGACAG TTGCTACGAACAAGGCGCCCTTTTGTTGCATATATAACTGATGGCATGGGTAATGAGCTCTTTAGG GTTCGTAGGCCTTTTTGGTGGATTACCAGCTCAATATATGCAGAGATTGATGGTAAG GAAATTGGTGTGGTTCACAGACGATGGCATTTGTGGAGGAGGATATATGACTTGTACCTGGG GAATAAGCAGTTTGCGGTTGTTGAAAACCCTGGCTTCTGGAATTGGACATTTACTTTAAAAGATATTGATGGAAAAGTGCTTGCTGAGATTGATCGTGATTGGAGGGGCTTTGGCTTTGAG ATCTTTACTGATGCTGGTCAGTACGTGATCCGATTTGGGAGTTCTGATCCTGGCTCCAAGACTGGCCCTGCTACAATG ATACAAGAGTTGGAAGTTGCCCGTCCACTGACTCTGTCAGAGAGAGCTGTAGCTCTTGCTCTTGCTATATCTCTGGATAATGACTATTTCTCAAGACACGGTGGCTG GGCATTACCTTTTGTTGCAGttggggagtag